The Brassica napus cultivar Da-Ae chromosome C7, Da-Ae, whole genome shotgun sequence genomic interval ATGAATTTGTTCTCAAATCCTTAGGAAATGGTATCTTAAACTAAACATCTTGTCGTTTATTTGTTTGCTAAAGCACATTGCGTCGTTTAAATGTACGAGCCAGAACGCTGCCGTTTTAAGGGgaacacagagagagagaaacagcgTCAAAGGCTAGAGCTGCCGCCGCTAACAAAATCACCGGAGATCATTATTAGAGATGAACATCATTGCCTTGAGCAGACGTCTATACTCGCCTCGATTCTCCGGTTATCGTTCTCTGCACGATGCGCTCTCGAAAACTGTATTCTCGGGTCCGATCCTGGGACGATCCGTTCACCACTTCCGCAAGGCCGGGAGCTTCGTAGTCCCTCGTGTCTTGTTCGTGTCGCGAAACCTGTCGACgaatgtttcttcttcttcttcgtttctaCGGTGGTATTTGAGAAAGCTGGAGTCGCACCCTTTCATCACTAAGAGCGTCACTACTTCCCTCATTTATATGGCCGCTGATCTCACTTCTCAGGTGAGAGATACTTAATCGTGAATTTAGGTTTAATAGCGGATGAATGTATTTAATGGTGAGATTAGTGTTTAATGATTGGAGTATTTATTAATTGTTAATTTTAGGTTAAAAGTTCTCTTTGTTTCGTCGATTCCAAACTTGACGAGGAAGAAATtttatctctttctttctttagtcCATGTTCAATGATATGTTTAAGAATAAAGTTTCCAAATTTAAACAAGTCTGAAACTAGATGAATGTCTAGTTAGTGTAAGAAACTTTTGCTAGAGTTTAAAGTTTAGCTGCTTCACTTCACCATCTTATGTTTGGTGGTAGACCCTTTATAAGTTGCACAATCTACCGCCTTGAAACTCATTCCAATTTCCATAAGATATTATACCATTTCAGTGCTCGAGTTAGCACTTAAGGCTGGtcatttagtgtttttttttcgaaCGTGTTGTTTTGTTCAGTCTGTGTTCTTATCTTTAGTATATGTTTAGTCATATTCCAATCTTTTAATCCTCTTGTTATCTCGTGTGAGTTCTTATCTCTAAAGGCAGAGAAGTTTTAGGTGTGGTATGTTGTGGTGCTTATAAATTCCCCTTTTTCTTCCTTGCTTCGATCGCAGATGATCACGATGAAGCCATCTGGTTCTTATGACCTGATAAGAACAGCCAGAATGGCTAGCTTTGGGTTGATATTTCTCGGGCCGTCACAGCATCTTTGGTTCAGTTATCTTTCTAGAATACTGCCAAAGCGTGATGTGTTGACAACcgttaagaaaataatgatggGGCAGGCTCTCTTTGGACCTTTTAGCAACACGGTCTTTTATTCCTATAATGCCGCTTTACAAGGTATTACACATCATCATAAGCTTTTTTATATGGATTTATGAAGTGTTCTCTGTTTCAAATTTGTGGGCTTTGTTCTGGCATATTAAGGtgaaaattctgaggaaattttGGCAAGATTGAAGCGGGATCTTCTGCCTACGTTGAAAAATGGACTTTTGTATTGGCCAGTCTGTGATTTTGTGACATTCAAGTATGTGCCCGTTCATCTCCAGGTAAAACACCAGATACCTATCGTATTACTTTTGTTTTTCAGTGTGGGATGATTTGAGAAGTTTCTCACCTTGATCGTGTAATCTTTTGGTTGCAGCCATTGATGAATAGCTCGTGTGCATATATATGGACGATATATTTGACGTATATGGCAAACCAGACGAAAGCAGACAGCTGAACAATGACAAGAATGACTTTTCTTGACCAAGCACAATCGCATTCTCTTTATTATATTGAACCTTgaatcaaacatcaaataataGTACAAGTataattggttttcttttttggtATCTGAAATGCAACAAAAGTTTTGCATCTTGATCCAAGTATCAATCTATCAGCAAGTTAGAAGATTCATCAAGCGAAAA includes:
- the LOC106358410 gene encoding protein SYM1, translating into MNIIALSRRLYSPRFSGYRSLHDALSKTVFSGPILGRSVHHFRKAGSFVVPRVLFVSRNLSTNVSSSSSFLRWYLRKLESHPFITKSVTTSLIYMAADLTSQMITMKPSGSYDLIRTARMASFGLIFLGPSQHLWFSYLSRILPKRDVLTTVKKIMMGQALFGPFSNTVFYSYNAALQGENSEEILARLKRDLLPTLKNGLLYWPVCDFVTFKYVPVHLQPLMNSSCAYIWTIYLTYMANQTKADS